GATATCGACCGGTGTGTCGTTGCCAAGACACTAATCGCTTTTATGAGCGGATCGGAAAGCACTATCTTCTCTCAGTTTTTGGGGACTACTGAGAATGGTCCTTCTCATCTGGCAAGCggataaattcaaattaccTATCGTTAATCGCCTGTGATGCGGCGGGATAGGATCTCGATTAAATATCGACAAGTGTCGATTCTGAGACGTTGATCGATTACGATTACCACACTAAGCAGACGCGTATTGCTGCGCGATGAGCACTCTCTCATGTTTTGCAATCGACTGGCGATTGTCAACTCATCGCCGCCCATTTGTATGGGGGCCACGGCCCCCTCTCCGGCAGTAAGTCTCCATTGCCGGAGAGAGCTGAGAGAGTCCCATGACGCACATCTCTCCAATCGCTCATGCGAAGAGATTGCTCTCTGCCCCCTCACCGCCCCCACTTCGCcacccagaaaaaatattctacaGTCTGCTGCATATTTAAAGCGCTTTAAAAGGTTTGCTGTGCAAATACTATGAGGGAATAATTACTAGTActtttagttaaatatttgtaattaaaaaaaaattccttttaatttaGCTTAGTTTATAACATCTTAACcgaaatttgatttgttttgtattctttccagcctttaaaaaaaagtgtatCACTATGTCAACactattattttaaacattgcTGTATTTTAGAgtgcaataaaacaaaaccaaaacaaaaatggtGTTGACATCGCATAACAAACACTTGAATTTATGGCCAATACAAACCATAAATTCATGTAAttgttcaataatttaaaGAGCTATAAATGGACAAAGTCATAAAAGCATTGGATGTGGAATGGCATgggaatattatattttaactgGGTGAAAAACTATAATTCGAAACAACCCAAATAAATAATGCCTTGAAAAAATCTAAAAGCTTTGGGGacgcaaaataaaaagtttgtgtcaacatttgtaatatatttatttaagataaccaattaaacaactttttaagTGCACTGGCTCAGTTAAAGAAAGTTTTGCGGGCAGATACAACTTTTGCGGGATCCCAAGGTCAGTCGTTATTTAAGGGCAATAAACAAAGCTAAATGcggtttattatatgcacagTTAATGAAGGCTAAGTCGCACGAAAACATGTAACTTAATATGAAAATAGTCGCACATTTAAACCAGTTGAATCCAATCAAGATGTAGGCAAATGGCATAGCGGGAGACTAATTCACAATTGTGGCTATATAGTTACttaacatatgtatgtatactaAGTACATAGTTGTCACACTTGGCTGCCCATCGatacacacacattttcaCAACATTgaattttacacatttttttaatgacatttggaaatacctttttttaagaattcctATAAATACccctttttttagatttaagcTTCGATAAATAGTTTATAATAGTTCATTTATACTTTGCGATTAAGGCAAAACCAATGTTGTAAATGTGCCTTAatgcaatttttctttttttaatgcttttcaGGTAGCAGATGTGCTCTGTCTGAAAGCCAAGTTGATTGGACTTTTCCGAGACCAGGACCAGACAACATAGACAGCGTGGCAGACAATGGAGAAACAAAGAAGGGCTCAAGTTGGATCCGAAGAAATCTAGaggtaaaaaaaaccaaatgggataaataaaaaagtcatTGAATGCCGGTGTGTCTGCGTTTGGATTTGGGGTTCAAAGTACTTCAATTcaattccctttttttttctttggcagCTTTCAGGTTTTGTTTAGACTTTAACTTCAATCCTGAAAAGGCAGACAGCCATATTTTCGCGACCAATCGTTTTTTCACAAACGatgtaaacaaattgaaaatgagTAGCAAGAAATGTGATGAGGGTAACTGCCATTCAAGCCTCAGCTTACTAAACTAATATCTGTCTACAGGTAGGTGTCAACAAAACCCAGACGGCAAAGCCAGACATAATGCAGACCACACTATACACCAAAATCAAACTGATTGGGCACTTTTTCACacactttttattattaacaaCTCACAGCAATTCAACTCAGCAGGAACTCGGTAGACTAAACAATGTTTTAATAACTTACGAAAGCATAAACAATTCTGGGGGAATACTTGATTTATGAATAATTAATTCGGAAATGATATACTCGACACGACACACTCGATTTGGGCATTCAATAATTTATAGAGCactgaaataaaattcagagccaactttaattttaactgaTTTTATAATAGAGCTGAAAaattatcgataatatcgatgttttcaaaggaaaaaatatttcgaaatcatggtatattttcaagctctattgTAAAATTCGTTAGCTTTAAAGAAACTCTCGGAACTTTTATTTACTAACGCAATATATCTCTTAATATTCCGAGAACCCATCAATTAGGCTTGGTTAACATTAGTTCACCTTAGTTAATCAAACATGAGGCACGCACATTCCCAGATTTGCAAAGTATAGGTATTAGGAACCCAGGAAGGACGAATAATTCGCTTCGTGCACCGCAAGCTACTCAAACTGGGACTGAGTCCAAGTTACGAGTTATTGATTTTGCGACTACTAATGGAGGATGGGGCATGTGACCATGCCCAGTCCCCACCACAACCTCCTGCCATCCTTAATTTCGTTATTTCGCCATAatggaaattttgaatttgcccAGAAGCTTTTCTGTGTGCATCCTGGCCAACGAAGAGGAGATGAGCAGGAAATGGAAGCTATGGGGGAACTAAAAGTCCAACCGTCTTTCAGTTGCCAAGTGGTCGACGATGTTTTTTTTCGTGACGCACCACAGGCGTCTTCTTATGCGTCATCGTCTTTTTATCGTGAaacagctgttgttgtttggttctgataaaatgaataaacaataacaataaataataatgaacaATCTTGTCTTGTTATTGCAATTATCAAATGCATGTCGCTGCCACAAATTGCATGTCCTTCAAGGTTGATTTAGAGACAGGGAGTAGAGTACAGAGTACTGGGTACTGGGTACACTAGCAAAATGTCGTTTTAGTTGTTAGTTTTGGGTATTTTGCCTTAACCAAGGGCAGGGCAAAACTATTGAGGACAAACCGCGCTCTATATATAGAATAATGGGCATGGTGGTCgtcggtgggcggtgggtggtggcaTTTCCCCCAATGTCCCCCTATCTACCACCCTTCATCGCCCACTGACGTTTGTAAATCGTATTGCAtgctttgttgtttgtttttttgttctattttcGGATATGACATGTATTGGTGAAATTCTGCACACAAGCTGCCAAAACGTGACAGCAGTAAAAATACAGCCCGATGATATATAACCAGGAAAAGTTGTTTGAAAGTTCCCAACAACTCTCATTCCATTTCGCAAGTTCTAATTAGCGAGTGCTTACAACAAATGTAAGAGCGTATCTAATTAGTTCGCAGTTGAATTTCAGCATGGAGTAGTAGTTAAGAAGCTTACTTCAAGATGCTCAGAGAACCAATAAATTTCACTAAATCAAAATGACCTCAAACTAATTGGTGGCAACAGTTTAATGATCATAAATTCTTCCATATATTTCGAAGAACTCAATTGATATTTGTATGTGTAGGAATATAGAACATTTAAGAACTGGTGGAAAGCAGATAAACGCAGAAAACAGACAACAAAATGCAAACGGCtggaatc
The genomic region above belongs to Drosophila takahashii strain IR98-3 E-12201 chromosome 2L, DtakHiC1v2, whole genome shotgun sequence and contains:
- the LOC123003222 gene encoding uncharacterized protein; its protein translation is MRECSSRSNTRLLSVVIVIDQRLRIDTCRYLIEILSRRITGD